One Deltaproteobacteria bacterium DNA window includes the following coding sequences:
- a CDS encoding UTP--glucose-1-phosphate uridylyltransferase, protein MPSPKIKKAVIPAAGLGTRFLPATKVVPKELLPIVDKPGIQYIVEEALSAGVEEVIFVISPDKGQVVDHFRPAPELEKCLRERGKNDLLQSITFLTDKAKYSVVTQEKPLGLGHAVLCARQAVGDEWFFVFLPDDLIDHEVPCAVQMLKPWEAHGGAILAVMPVPWEEVHQYGVVKAAPLTASLGKVESLVEKPKREQAPSNLAVIGRYLLPPDIFGFLEKIKSGAIGEIQLTDGLAGLAKKGGLYALQFEGERFDIGNKGGFLEANINYALKHETLSQKTLDLIKMLAESR, encoded by the coding sequence ATGCCATCCCCCAAAATCAAAAAAGCGGTCATTCCGGCGGCGGGTCTCGGCACCCGTTTTCTTCCCGCCACCAAGGTAGTGCCCAAAGAACTCCTGCCGATTGTGGACAAGCCGGGGATTCAATACATCGTCGAAGAGGCGCTTTCAGCGGGCGTGGAGGAGGTCATTTTTGTCATATCCCCCGACAAGGGGCAGGTGGTCGATCATTTTCGCCCCGCGCCGGAGCTGGAAAAATGCCTGCGGGAGCGCGGGAAGAACGATCTGCTCCAGTCGATAACCTTCCTTACCGACAAGGCCAAATACTCGGTTGTTACCCAGGAAAAACCGCTGGGGCTGGGGCATGCCGTTTTATGCGCCCGGCAGGCGGTGGGGGATGAATGGTTTTTTGTTTTTCTTCCCGACGATTTGATCGATCATGAAGTTCCCTGCGCCGTCCAGATGCTTAAGCCCTGGGAGGCGCACGGCGGCGCCATTCTGGCGGTCATGCCGGTTCCGTGGGAAGAGGTGCATCAGTACGGCGTCGTGAAGGCGGCGCCGCTCACCGCCAGCCTGGGAAAGGTGGAAAGCCTGGTCGAAAAGCCCAAAAGGGAACAGGCGCCATCGAACCTTGCGGTGATTGGCCGTTACCTTCTCCCCCCGGATATTTTTGGGTTTCTGGAGAAAATAAAATCGGGGGCGATCGGTGAAATTCAGCTGACCGACGGGTTGGCGGGGCTTGCGAAAAAAGGGGGTCTCTATGCCCTTCAGTTCGAAGGGGAGCGGTTCGATATCGGCAACAAGGGGGGTTTTCTTGAGGCAAATATCAACTACGCCCTCAAGCACGAAACCTTAAGCCAAAAGACGCTCGATTTGATCAAGATGCTGGCGGAGAGTCGGTGA
- the purU gene encoding formyltetrahydrofolate deformylase: MNNHPATYTLVISCPDQRGIVSAVSRFIADHQGSIVEADYHTDRELNWFFMRQEILAESLSFTHLDEFKEKFKETAKKFKMEWKISSSAQKKRTVILVSQEDHCLADLLYRWRAQEFDFDIVAVVSNHETTKSFVEWHHIPFHHIPVSKENKSAAFGEIEALFKKYRGDVMVLARFMQIVPADLCERLAGRIINIHHSFLPSFVGGKPYHRAYERGVKLIGATCHYATAVLDEGPIIEQDVIRVDHSHSIPDMIRLGKDVEKMVLARGLRYHVEDRVIVHQNKTIVFK; encoded by the coding sequence ATGAATAATCATCCGGCCACCTATACTCTGGTTATTTCCTGCCCCGATCAAAGGGGAATCGTTTCGGCGGTGAGCCGCTTTATCGCCGATCATCAGGGGTCGATTGTCGAGGCCGACTACCATACCGACCGCGAGTTGAACTGGTTTTTCATGCGCCAGGAAATTTTGGCCGAGTCGCTCTCCTTTACCCACTTGGACGAATTCAAGGAAAAATTCAAAGAGACCGCCAAAAAGTTCAAAATGGAGTGGAAAATCAGCAGTTCGGCGCAAAAGAAAAGGACCGTGATTCTGGTGAGCCAGGAGGACCACTGCCTGGCCGATCTTTTGTACCGCTGGCGGGCGCAGGAATTTGATTTTGACATTGTCGCCGTTGTCTCGAACCACGAAACCACAAAAAGTTTTGTCGAATGGCATCACATCCCCTTTCATCACATCCCCGTTTCAAAGGAGAACAAATCGGCGGCCTTTGGGGAAATTGAGGCCCTTTTCAAGAAATATCGGGGGGACGTGATGGTTCTGGCCCGCTTCATGCAAATTGTCCCGGCCGACCTGTGCGAACGCCTCGCCGGTCGCATCATTAATATACACCACAGTTTTCTGCCGTCGTTTGTCGGGGGGAAGCCGTATCACCGGGCCTACGAGCGGGGGGTCAAACTCATCGGGGCCACCTGCCACTACGCCACCGCCGTGCTGGACGAAGGGCCGATTATCGAGCAGGATGTGATCCGCGTCGACCACAGCCATTCGATTCCCGACATGATCCGTTTGGGGAAAGATGTGGAAAAAATGGTTCTGGCCCGCGGCCTCCGCTACCACGTGGAGGACCGGGTGATTGTCCATCAGAACAAGACGATTGTGTTTAAGTGA